The DNA window AAATCTGCTTAATTGCTAAACCTATACATAGAGCCCCAGCTGGGAATCAGatattacctcaaacattccttggaaatctcccaggtccatgggtttcaatgacaataagtgaatcccaccagggaatgtttgagggaagtaCTGTAGCACGAGAGCCCAATGGGGTAAAATAAAGAAGAGTGTTTCTATGTATTCTACAATATTAGTCATCTTCTTAACCACTTGAGCTCTCAAACCTGTATACAATTTGTAGCtcagaacattttttacatttcctgtatgagtttctttttaataaaatatatcataatttaaaatattacatcccCACTTCATATTTGACCAGGGACCCATTTTCTGTAAAACTGTCTCTGAGagcataataaaaacaattaactCAGTACAGATTCATATTGTAATGAACAGTCCACAGTAAGGATTTGCTATACATCATATTTACAGCTAATTCCCTGCTCCTGACAAATGctcaatataaaaacaatagatGAATCGataacacattggccctgatttattaaagttctccaaggttagagagaatacactttcatcagtgaagctggctgatccagcaaacctggaatagatctggtccagggttgaaaacatttgctaatagctaatgacttttaggaaatccattccaggtttgctggattacccagcttcactgattaaagtgtattctctccagccttggagaactttgataaatcagggccattgtttctACTCTATCATCAAAAAGAACCATGTGAAACAATAAAGTGTGTACAGACATTACCTAAACTTACTTTCCACTCTCCCTCcagggatattttttttctaattttttcctGTGCTAAAAAACACCCTTTATTCCCTTCCGTGACACCCTCACCCAGCTTGTAAAATTGTTGCAGGGGCAGCTGCTTGGGACATTTAACACAGACATACCCCATGAATTACACTTCTTTTGGCTTTTTGCAATCAAGGGAAGAGTTTTGTTTTGCaggaaaatagattttaaaaaggatgaaaatattGGTTAAGTTTTAGTTCAGCCTAAATAGAAAGTTTGGGTCAAATACCAGATGATGTGGCTTAGGTTCAACTTCCCAtataatttcaaatgttttgaaaactGTGTTTTATTACACTGAAGGCTTCTCTAATAACAGTCATAGTAAAATGCGGTTAATGAAATATGAAGTCTTGGTAAACTGTACCTAATAGGATGCGTattgccactttaaaaaaaaaaaagtttaatattgttTCGCTGTTTTTCTCAGAATGGTCTCCCATCAGCAGAGAAGCCTTATATATTCAATGGGGACTTTGTAGATAGAGGGAGACAGTCCGTTGAGATCTTGATGATCCTTTTTGCATTCCTGCTGGTCTATCCAAAGGCTGTCCATTTGAACCGAGGAAACCATGAAGACTATATGGTCAACTTAAggtaatgaacaaaaaataataaaatcagtatTTTATCCCACAGATATATGTATTTGCAATAAATTGgtaactgtttgtttttcaggtACGGATTTACAAAAGAAGTCATGAAAAAGTACAAGGTATGTATCCGAAAATGCATTACTTGaatccagtgtttcttaaccagggttatgaggaaacctagggttccttcagaggttgctgggggttctttgagcaatgagcagtttgtgactcttgggtcagtttgatggacaccaattatctttttgtctATGTGTAAGGGTAAAATTCTtctcaatggtcagcaatgtaggaagcattcttctcactgttGACCGCATCATACGGCGAGATgtagatttagtaattatagcagagattccctgaagacctgaaaagtttATTCATGGGTTCTCTGATGGTAAAATGAAACACTGCCTTGATCAGTACTTTAAAACAGACAATCTTTCAAACATTCCCTAATAggaattaattactgctattaaaacacgtggacctggaagattcttatGATGGAATGtttaattcccttttttataaatagaacctataTGTAAACTTTGCATTGTACTTTAATATTTACCTATAACAATCAACTACAAATATGATGTTGGTAGTATTTTGTTATGCTAGTCATTTTTCAATTCAGGTTTAAGTTTAGTATTTACTTATACCTTTCCTTTGATTTTCACATTAAAGGTTCATGGGAAGAAAATTCTCAAAATGTTGCAAACTGTATTTAGTTGGCTTCCTTTAGCAGCTGTGATTgaccaaaaaatattaattacacaTGGAGGAGTGTCAGATTCTACTGACTTAGAGATACTATCAAAAATAGAACGACACAAGGTAAGATACTACTGGATCGCATAATGTTATTACCAGGAGGATGTGGTTCCCATTGGTACAAGAAAGCACAGATAGCAAAAACAGCATTGTCAGAACTTTTGGGGAGATATCAAACCCTtattatcaaaaacaaaacaaaaaaaaagctttagctaGAGTTTGTCTTGAAATCAGACCAGTAAAAACTGCTATTGCTGCatgtaaatgtacaaataaactCTGAGATTAACTCAATATCTGGGACTTTAGAGGCCTGGTACATAAAGTGCTATGTGCCATAGGAACCAGGTACTACCACACTAAAAATGAGTAAACtattatgtaattatttgtaaattatttgatgaaatatgtataattttaattttagatatttctgtctcctccttttcctgaagaagcggatttattCAGTGAAACGTGTTGAAATCAGCAGGGTTTTTCCCCATATATGTGGGCAATCTAGACAGGagtatttagttatatatattgcacattttacatGGTTTTAACatctatgtttttaatgttgttttaataaagatttgttttgataagctACATGTTAAAATTGATTATGGTTGGCCTGTAAAATACCAGATATTGAGTTAgtctttcattatttatatgCTTGTAAATTTACACAAACAGTAAAACACATTaatagaaaaacaattaaatgatgatgtataattgatttttttaaatgtttttgtttagtttgcttCTACTTTACGacccagaaaaaagaaagataaaacagccaagacagaagaaaaaactgATCAGGGAAAATGTACAAATGGAGAAAACACATTACCAGTGGCATCCTCTTGGCAGCCCCCAAGGAGTGGTTCATTCTCTTATAGCTCCAGTCCAAGTCTCCTGCCCAACTATAAAGGGAAACGATCAGCCAGTAGCCCAACCACCATGACAATTGACAGGAAAGAGATCTCTAAACGAGTTCGGGAAGCTGTGGACAAAGAACTAGTAAAATACCGCAGACAAGTGGGTATCACTGATACCATTACAGGGCCTGACAGTCTGGTGTCCGTTTCTGATTCTGAATCAGAATCTGGAGAAATGCAAGAATATGACATGGACACAGAAGAGAGAAAGCAGGTAAGAAAAGCCTAATTCTACTTATTGCACAAATTCTTCCAGGCAGAGGGAACATTTAGTGGATAACTCCCAACCATAATCTAGCTTTTTACTTAATAACTAACACTTTTTAACTCCTCTTTATCTATTTATACCATATTGGcaccaaaagtttatttttttaaataattgaatacATTCTTAAAGGAACTAAACCTCTGACTTTTTGCTGCTATATAAGGAAGACACCATTAGCAGAAGATGGGCTATTTTGGTTCAGAAAATCTAAATTTTCAAATTAAGTTATCAGTTTTCCCAGCTATCTTCTTTGCACTAAAATCCTCAATTTTCTGTggaatggaggggggggggggtgtaagtGTTACAGTGCAGTGAGTCAATGTTATAGGAATGAAAGTATGCTATCAGTAGGATCATCAGCTGAAGTAATATGAAAaataagacaaaagaaaaatgtagctaTTACAAGTAAGAAATTGCTAAATTTTTTTCTGGGtgtagatattttttaaagttgattCGTAGCCAATGCAATaaagatatacatttatatttatttctatatatgtgtatatgtatgttgtGAATGtgtatattcaaaaatatttgtgGAAATCCATTTAATAGGGGAATTTATTTGTCCATTCTGCAAAGACGATTCTACATTTCTAAACAGCGTAACTCTCACTGCAGTAGAGCATGTATAGACTCCTTACCTTGATCCCAGTGCCTGtcttactaataatattattgccaGGAGTCAATTCTTGAACAGATACTGAAGCcagtaaaacaaaagaataacagtgggggatattaaaaaaaaactagtccAGATTAATTACATGGTATTTTCTAGATAACTAGACAATTGACCATTGTTCAATTACTGTATATtactgtataaatacatttcataattgCTATTTGGTATGTTTTACCCATGAATAGATTGTAGATATTTTGTGGAGTGATCCTATACCTCAAGATGGCTGCAAGTCCAACACGGTTCGTGGGGGAGGATGTTACTTTGGTCCAGATGTAACTGAGAAAATCCTGCAAAAACATGGATTACAAATGCTGATCCGCTCTCATGAGTGTAAGCAAGAAGGATATGAGTTTTGCCACAATggaaaggtacattttttaaaactttttaaaacttttaaaactctCTCTGTATATCTATATTCTCGCTCTTCCCCCAAACTAAACAACAAActaaaagccaaaaaagttttcttttaattcccTAAGTGTAAGGGTCTAACTTCAGATGCCCATGTCATTGTCTGAATGGCATGAACACGACCCATTGGTTGTCTAACAGTAAGGTCTTCTCACACTACAAAAATGCAGTGGCATGATGATATTATTTAGGGAACCAGTTAGAGTGGGCACACATTGCAATGATGGATCACCAGTCTTCAATCCCAGAAGAGGTGCCAGCAGTGaacatgtgctgtcaggaaccaTCCTGTTTTGgcctacatttattttgttgtcagtACAACCAGAAGCATGAAAACTTCCTGTGTCCCTTGATGTTCAATATAGAAATGTGCTTGTTGGATATCCCATTTCAAAAATATACACAGCTTTAAAGCCTCCACCCTTCTGTATATGAATTCCACAAGAATTTGGAGTATGTCTCTGGGAATATGTGCTCATTAAGCCAAAGAAGCATTTTCAAGGCCCAGTACAGGTGTTGGGTCAGAACACTAGGCTTGCAGTCAGTATTCCAAGCTTATTTATTAAGGCTAAAACCAGGACTTTTTGCAGGCCGGTGGAGTCTAGCCACACCACTGCCACAAATGTGCGAgtacacaattgtctaaaatgtcccttatttaatataaatatgtttgttactttttatgtttttcaggttCTGACAATATTTTCTGCATCTAATTACTATGAAGTTGGCAGTAACAAAGGGGCTTACGTGAAACTGGGGCCTGACCTTGTTCCACACTTTGTACAATATCAAGCAAACAAAACTACTAACACTCTGACCATGAGGCAAAGGTACTGCTCCTAATGTATTATGCATTGAACAGTTTTTCTTTGAACCTTAACGGACATCAGTGAAATTTGTCAGCTCTGTCAGTATTTACAGCACCTGTTCTCTTTTTGTTCTAGGGTAAGCACTGTAGAAGAATCCGCTCTGAGGGCCTTGAGGGAGAAACTATTTGCTCATAAATCGGTTCTccttaaagaatttaaaaaatatgatgtaaAACGCACTGGTAAGCCAAAAaagaatgtgttattttttatatctggatTTCTGTAAGGTTAACATCCTTGGCATTGGCATTTTCTGAACCCTTTCAAAGTTTGGGCAAATGAGAAGCATGAAGAATGGTTGAATATAGTGTAAAGAGTGTGTAATTCCTCCCCAATCAAATGTGATAATCTTGCAGCTAGGggttatatataaagtaaattaaagtaaatcgAGTAGCCCTTTTGtgaattttaa is part of the Pyxicephalus adspersus chromosome 3, UCB_Pads_2.0, whole genome shotgun sequence genome and encodes:
- the PPEF2 gene encoding serine/threonine-protein phosphatase with EF-hands 2 isoform X3, whose amino-acid sequence is MLGSIAPRGTAFKSAVLIQRWYRRYVAQLEVRRRCTWSIFQSIEYTGEQDQIKLYDFFNFLMDHFTPDSKERNFICRMFTEEENLKETELEKYCDYEFIEVPETYIGPKLTFPLKPSHAAALVEAFKQKQQLHARYVLQLLIETRKHLKQLPNIKRITTSYSKEITICGDLHGRLDDLFLIFYKNGLPSAEKPYIFNGDFVDRGRQSVEILMILFAFLLVYPKAVHLNRGNHEDYMVNLRYGFTKEVMKKYKVHGKKILKMLQTVFSWLPLAAVIDQKILITHGGVSDSTDLEILSKIERHKFASTLRPRKKKDKTAKTEEKTDQGKCTNGENTLPVASSWQPPRSGSFSYSSSPSLLPNYKGKRSASSPTTMTIDRKEISKRVREAVDKELVKYRRQVGITDTITGPDSLVSVSDSESESGEMQEYDMDTEERKQIVDILWSDPIPQDGCKSNTVRGGGCYFGPDVTEKILQKHGLQMLIRSHECKQEGYEFCHNGKVLTIFSASNYYEVGSNKGAYVKLGPDLVPHFVQYQANKTTNTLTMRQRVSTVEESALRALREKLFAHKSVLLKEFKKYDVKRTGYITLNDWATALEAVLKLGLPWRMLRPQLVRTTTDGLLKYKQWFDELSMCQPIRENIQSSLLEALYRNRSDLETIFRIIDSDSSGLISFEEFHHTWKLLSSHLNIEVGDEAIANMARSIDFNKDGNIDINEFLEAFRLADRPHAEDKEL
- the PPEF2 gene encoding serine/threonine-protein phosphatase with EF-hands 2 isoform X2, which encodes MGCGTSSTPPPRNHSIHKSKKGSIAPRGTAFKSAVLIQRWYRRYVAQLEVRRRCTWSIFQSIEYTGEQDQIKLYDFFNFLMDHFTPDSKERNFICRMFTEEENLKETELEKYCDYEFIEVPETYIGPKLTFPLKPSHAAALVEAFKQKQQLHARYVLQLLIETRKHLKQLPNIKRITTSYSKEITICGDLHGRLDDLFLIFYKNGLPSAEKPYIFNGDFVDRGRQSVEILMILFAFLLVYPKAVHLNRGNHEDYMVNLRYGFTKEVMKKYKVHGKKILKMLQTVFSWLPLAAVIDQKILITHGGVSDSTDLEILSKIERHKFASTLRPRKKKDKTAKTEEKTDQGKCTNGENTLPVASSWQPPRSGSFSYSSSPSLLPNYKGKRSASSPTTMTIDRKEISKRVREAVDKELVKYRRQVGITDTITGPDSLVSVSDSESESGEMQEYDMDTEERKQIVDILWSDPIPQDGCKSNTVRGGGCYFGPDVTEKILQKHGLQMLIRSHECKQEGYEFCHNGKVLTIFSASNYYEVGSNKGAYVKLGPDLVPHFVQYQANKTTNTLTMRQRVSTVEESALRALREKLFAHKSVLLKEFKKYDVKRTGYITLNDWATALEAVLKLGLPWRMLRPQLVRTTTDGLLKYKQWFDELSMCQPIRENIQSSLLEALYRNRSDLETIFRIIDSDSSGLISFEEFHHTWKLLSSHLNIEVGDEAIANMARSIDFNKDGNIDINEFLEAFRLADRPHAEDKEL
- the PPEF2 gene encoding serine/threonine-protein phosphatase with EF-hands 2 isoform X4, producing MDHFTPDSKERNFICRMFTEEENLKETELEKYCDYEFIEVPETYIGPKLTFPLKPSHAAALVEAFKQKQQLHARYVLQLLIETRKHLKQLPNIKRITTSYSKEITICGDLHGRLDDLFLIFYKNGLPSAEKPYIFNGDFVDRGRQSVEILMILFAFLLVYPKAVHLNRGNHEDYMVNLRYGFTKEVMKKYKVHGKKILKMLQTVFSWLPLAAVIDQKILITHGGVSDSTDLEILSKIERHKFASTLRPRKKKDKTAKTEEKTDQGKCTNGENTLPVASSWQPPRSGSFSYSSSPSLLPNYKGKRSASSPTTMTIDRKEISKRVREAVDKELVKYRRQVGITDTITGPDSLVSVSDSESESGEMQEYDMDTEERKQIVDILWSDPIPQDGCKSNTVRGGGCYFGPDVTEKILQKHGLQMLIRSHECKQEGYEFCHNGKVLTIFSASNYYEVGSNKGAYVKLGPDLVPHFVQYQANKTTNTLTMRQRVSTVEESALRALREKLFAHKSVLLKEFKKYDVKRTGYITLNDWATALEAVLKLGLPWRMLRPQLVRTTTDGLLKYKQWFDELSMCQPIRENIQSSLLEALYRNRSDLETIFRIIDSDSSGLISFEEFHHTWKLLSSHLNIEVGDEAIANMARSIDFNKDGNIDINEFLEAFRLADRPHAEDKEL
- the PPEF2 gene encoding serine/threonine-protein phosphatase with EF-hands 2 isoform X1; this translates as MGCGTSSTPPPRNHSIHKSKKAGSINQGSIAPRGTAFKSAVLIQRWYRRYVAQLEVRRRCTWSIFQSIEYTGEQDQIKLYDFFNFLMDHFTPDSKERNFICRMFTEEENLKETELEKYCDYEFIEVPETYIGPKLTFPLKPSHAAALVEAFKQKQQLHARYVLQLLIETRKHLKQLPNIKRITTSYSKEITICGDLHGRLDDLFLIFYKNGLPSAEKPYIFNGDFVDRGRQSVEILMILFAFLLVYPKAVHLNRGNHEDYMVNLRYGFTKEVMKKYKVHGKKILKMLQTVFSWLPLAAVIDQKILITHGGVSDSTDLEILSKIERHKFASTLRPRKKKDKTAKTEEKTDQGKCTNGENTLPVASSWQPPRSGSFSYSSSPSLLPNYKGKRSASSPTTMTIDRKEISKRVREAVDKELVKYRRQVGITDTITGPDSLVSVSDSESESGEMQEYDMDTEERKQIVDILWSDPIPQDGCKSNTVRGGGCYFGPDVTEKILQKHGLQMLIRSHECKQEGYEFCHNGKVLTIFSASNYYEVGSNKGAYVKLGPDLVPHFVQYQANKTTNTLTMRQRVSTVEESALRALREKLFAHKSVLLKEFKKYDVKRTGYITLNDWATALEAVLKLGLPWRMLRPQLVRTTTDGLLKYKQWFDELSMCQPIRENIQSSLLEALYRNRSDLETIFRIIDSDSSGLISFEEFHHTWKLLSSHLNIEVGDEAIANMARSIDFNKDGNIDINEFLEAFRLADRPHAEDKEL